One region of Triticum aestivum cultivar Chinese Spring chromosome 6B, IWGSC CS RefSeq v2.1, whole genome shotgun sequence genomic DNA includes:
- the LOC123135883 gene encoding rac-like GTP-binding protein 6, with protein MSASRFIKCVTVGDGAVGKTCMLISYTSNTFPTDYVPTVFDNFSANVVVDGNTVNLGLWDTAGQEDYNRLRPLSYRGADVFLLAFSLISKASYENVSKKWIPELKHYAPGVPIILVGTKLDLRDDKQFFVDHPGAVPITTAQGEELKKLIGAPYYIECSSKTQLNVKGVFDAAIKVVLAPPKAKKKKKAQRGACSIL; from the exons ATGAGCGCGTCCAGGTTCATAAAGTGCGTCACCGTGGGGGACGGCGCCGTCGGCAAGACTTGCATGCTCATCTCCTACACCTCCAACACCTTCCCCACC GACTATGTGCCCACGGTGTTTGACAACTTCAGTGCTAATGTTGTGGTTGATGGCAACACTGTCAACCTCGGGCTATGGGATACTGCAG GTCAGGAGGACTACAACAGACTGAGACCGCTGAGTTATCGTGGAGCTGATGTCTTCCTTCTGGCCTTCTCGCTTATCAGCAAGGCCAGCTATGAGAATGTTTCAAAGAAG TGGATACCTGAGCTGAAGCATTATGCACCAGGTGTGCCTATTATCCTCGTGGGAACAAAGCTTG ATCTTCGAGATGACAAGCAGTTCTTTGTGGACCATCCTGGTGCTGTTCCTATCACTACTGCTCAG GGGGAGGAACTAAAAAAGTTAATAGGCGCACCCTACTACATCGAATGCAGCTCGAAGACCCAACTA AATGTCAAGGGTGTATTTGATGCGGCAATAAAGGTGGTACTTGCGCCACCAAaggcgaagaagaagaaaaaggcgcAGAGGGGGGCTTGCTCCATCTTGTGA